One stretch of Acropora muricata isolate sample 2 chromosome 12, ASM3666990v1, whole genome shotgun sequence DNA includes these proteins:
- the LOC136892264 gene encoding Bardet-Biedl syndrome 12 protein homolog isoform X5, with amino-acid sequence MTGFWSKAAQDLQYQGIPVPVIVQLFEEALSMCEEILQELSLPVITALQNHTAAEHFEAEIIADKGAFTVCESHVLKDESKEFRSSDYDDCNASGNDGDGDGDISWYFASPDGHIPGVHDQMPGTNHQIPGVYELSGISPTAKPAAIIDQSFSSVALLDESWQQERKGYEETEDRTLTVGKTREMTINTRVHKTEKFKQNEKDEKDCRQFALSSLRSKLVDDEDEFEASFLDASVRFNQDVAQPSNQEFLYTKLPMGEKEGICNTLTKDRLLSSVFVQERDNNRKNVKNKTSSCFETEPSKTCLGSKTINSKSVSFSKEDNGLAADSLLSFLSGRVKAKNKETGNQVRLSEICKGSRHLVKASPKEITSNGSLSSPTPFWIHEHTADIIPRNEDCRRTGLNRAHLLDPSFGASVSNVHGSKATCQTESKNSLGIMLDTDGRNRSSRKTGLPSLFNTKSGRLPDLTSTSRFETTSSTAVTDTCSIVFQARDRTKLTDINLLLLSKLGELLSHGKEQEMNLAIEVVKHLFRSSGKTSLGDFTIHLNMIHTELILRPSGSFSRVINGLLLENKAEFQIIAARSSVGEGADLRSIALINGDITESFRHIGLGEELQINKIIHGETNFKQSVVNEEKDWCHRVTGILTVLDVGILVAKGTVQVSILDYCLSHNIVVLQNVVYSKLLLLSFATKASLVTYITDLRAQDVGRPVTIETYELGWMPVIVGRKKDPLVDDGVQMCQYILVRNDTTNDTCPDDFISPLQTVLLCGPSKNVLCDMEERFWNSICRLKNALCCGRVLPGAGVPEIACIRRLTAEQHESAKVSRPLSGWLEGGMEHLRPLVYAAFAEGFKEFLASVITNSGHFTSLHGVSTHVEYLIKEGLSLNSHGSIGTKTFESTHNQPGVLADVTREHTDLSSRETTQNFPENLNHNVTFEDKSREVETLVWDNYTAKKEAWKRAVGIVRVLLQTDMLVQTGLNAAENEAELL; translated from the exons ATGACTGGATTCTGGAGCAAAGCTGCACAAGATTTGCAGTACCAG GGTATTCCTGTTCCGGTCATTGTGCAACTTTTTGAGGAAGCCCTCAGTATGTGTGAGGAGATCTTGCAAGAATTGTCACTTCCTGTAATTACAGCTTTGCAAAATCACACAGCTGCCGAACATTTTGaagctgaaattattgctgACAAAGGTGCATTTACAGTGTGTGAGTCCCATGTTCTTAAAGATGAATCAAAGGAGTTTAGAAGCAGCGACTATGATGATTGCAATGCAAGTGGCAATGATGGTGATGGTGATGGAGATATATCATGGTATTTTGCAAGCCCGGATGGACATATCCCAGGGGTTCATGATCAAATGCCAGGTACCAACCATCAAATCCCTGGGGTTTATGAATTGTCTGGCATCTCACCAACTGCTAAGCCAGCAGCAATAATTGATCAATCATTTTCCTCAGTGGCTCTACTTGATGAAAGCTGGcagcaagaaagaaaaggttATGAAGAAACTGAAGATCGTACTTTGACAGTTGGCAAAACTAGAGAAATGACTATCAACACAAGAGTACACAAAACAGAGAAgtttaaacaaaatgaaaaggatGAGAAAGATTGTAGGCAGTTTGCCTTGTCATCATTAAGGTCAAAACTTgttgatgatgaagatgaattTGAAGCTTCCTTTTTAGATGCATCTGTAAGATTCAATCAAGATGTAGCTCAGCCTAGTAACCAGGAATTCCTTTACACAAAACTCCCAATGGGAGAGAAGGAAGGAATTTGCAATACCCTAACAAAAGATAGATTATTGTCCTCTGTATTTGTACAGGAGAGAGATAATAACAGGAAGAACGTGAAAAATAAGACAAGCTCCTGCTTTGAGACTGAACCCTCCAAGACTTGCCTCGGCAGCAAAACAATAAATTCAAAGAGTGTGTCTTTCTCAAAGGAAGATAATGGATTAGCTGCTGACTCACTATTGTCTTTTCTTTCTGGGAGAGTGAAAgctaaaaacaaagaaactggCAATCAAGTTAGGTTATCTGAAATTTGCAAGGGAAGCCGACACTTGGTGAAAGCTTCTCCAAAGGAAATCACCTCGAATGGATCACTTTCGTCGCCTACTCCCTTTTGGATACATGAACACACAGCAGATATTATACCCCGCAATGAAGATTGCAGAAGAACAGGACTTAATAGAGCTCATTTGTTGGATCCATCATTTGGAGCAAGTGTAAGCAATGTTCACGGTAGTAAAGCAACTTGTCAAACTGAAAGTAAAAACTCATTGGGGATAATGTTAGATACTGACGGTAGAAATCGTTCGTCAAGAAAAACTGGTTTGCCTTCCCTTTTCAACACAAAGAGCGGTAGATTGCCGGATTTGACAAGTACAAGCCGTTTTGAGACAACATCATCAACTGCTGTGACAGACACTTGCTCGATTGTCTTCCAAGCCAGAGATAGAACAAAATTGACAGACATAAATTTACTCCTGCTTTCTAAGTTGGGAGAGCTTTTATCACACGggaaagaacaagaaatgaACTTAGCAATTGAAGTTGTCAAACACCTTTTTCGCAGTTCTGGAAAAACTTCCCTTGGAGATTTCACAATTCATCTGAATATGATTCACACAGAACTGATTCTTAGGCCATCAGGTTCCTTCTCTCGGGTTATTAATGGCTTGTTGTTGGAAAACAAGGCCGAGTTTCAAATAATAGCTGCAAGAAGCAGTGTAGGTGAAGGTGCAGATCTGCGTTCAATTGCACTAATTAATGGAGACATAACTGAATCATTTCGTCACATAGGCCTTGGCGAAGAATTACAGataaacaaaattattcatGGTGAAACAAATTTCAAGCAATCTGTCGTTAATGAAGAAAAAGATTGGTGTCATCGTGTAACTGGAATTCTAACTGTACTTGATGTTGGTATTCTTGTTGCAAAGGGTACTGTTCAAGTGTCAATCTTAGATTATTGTTTATCACACAATATTGTCGTTCTTCAAAATGTCGTTTACTCTAAACTACTGCTTCTTTCATTTGCTACCAAGGCCTCTCTTGTGACGTATATAACCGATTTAAGAGCACAGGATGTCGGGAGACCCgttaccatagaaacgtatgaGTTGGGCTGGATGCCAGTGATTGTGGGACGGAAAAAGGATCCTTTGGTCGATGATGGGGTGCAAATGTGTCAGTATATACTGGTCAGGAATGATACTACAAATGACACATGTCCGGATG aCTTCATCAGCCCATTACAAACGGTGCTCCTTTGTGGCCCAAGTAAGAATGTGCTCTGTGATATGGAAGAGCGCTTTTGGAATTCGATTTGTCGCCTCAAGAACGCTCTCTGTTGCGGCCGCGTTTTACCTGGAGCGGGTGTTCCTGAAATAGCTTGTATTAGGCGTCTGACGG CAGAACAGCATGAGTCCGCGAAGGTGTCTCGGCCTCTTTCAGGATGGTTAGAAGGAGGCATGGAACATTTGAGGCCGCTGGTTTACGCCGCATTTGCAGAAGGGTTTAAAGAGTTCCTTGCTAGTGTAATTACAAATTCAGGACATTTCACCAGCCTTCATGGAGTCTCCACCCATGTCGAATATTTGATCAAGGAAGGGCTTTCCTTGAATTCACATGGAAGCATAGGCACTAAGACTTTTGAGAGCACTCATAATCAACCTGGAGTTCTCGCAGATGTCACACGTGAACATACTGACCTTTCATCGCGTGAAACCACGCAGaattttccagaaaatttgAATCATAACGTTACTTTCGAGGACAAATCGCGTGAGGTGGAAACTCTTGTATGGGATAACTACACTGCTAAGAAAGAAGCATGGAAACGAGCTGTTGGGATTGTAAGAGTTTTGCTTCAAACGGACATGTTGGTACAAACTGGATTGAACGCGGCTGAAAATGAAGCAGAGCTCTTGTGA
- the LOC136892264 gene encoding Bardet-Biedl syndrome 12 protein homolog isoform X6: MCEEILQELSLPVITALQNHTAAEHFEAEIIADKGAFTVCESHVLKDESKEFRSSDYDDCNASGNDGDGDGDISWYFASPDGHIPGVHDQMPGTNHQIPGVYELSGISPTAKPAAIIDQSFSSVALLDESWQQERKGYEETEDRTLTVGKTREMTINTRVHKTEKFKQNEKDEKDCRQFALSSLRSKLVDDEDEFEASFLDASVRFNQDVAQPSNQEFLYTKLPMGEKEGICNTLTKDRLLSSVFVQERDNNRKNVKNKTSSCFETEPSKTCLGSKTINSKSVSFSKEDNGLAADSLLSFLSGRVKAKNKETGNQVRLSEICKGSRHLVKASPKEITSNGSLSSPTPFWIHEHTADIIPRNEDCRRTGLNRAHLLDPSFGASVSNVHGSKATCQTESKNSLGIMLDTDGRNRSSRKTGLPSLFNTKSGRLPDLTSTSRFETTSSTAVTDTCSIVFQARDRTKLTDINLLLLSKLGELLSHGKEQEMNLAIEVVKHLFRSSGKTSLGDFTIHLNMIHTELILRPSGSFSRVINGLLLENKAEFQIIAARSSVGEGADLRSIALINGDITESFRHIGLGEELQINKIIHGETNFKQSVVNEEKDWCHRVTGILTVLDVGILVAKGTVQVSILDYCLSHNIVVLQNVVYSKLLLLSFATKASLVTYITDLRAQDVGRPVTIETYELGWMPVIVGRKKDPLVDDGVQMCQYILVRNDTTNDTCPDDFISPLQTVLLCGPSKNVLCDMEERFWNSICRLKNALCCGRVLPGAGVPEIACIRRLTAEQHESAKVSRPLSGWLEGGMEHLRPLVYAAFAEGFKEFLASVITNSGHFTSLHGVSTHVEYLIKEGLSLNSHGSIGTKTFESTHNQPGVLADVTREHTDLSSRETTQNFPENLNHNVTFEDKSREVETLVWDNYTAKKEAWKRAVGIVRVLLQTDMLVQTGLNAAENEAELL; this comes from the exons ATGTGTGAGGAGATCTTGCAAGAATTGTCACTTCCTGTAATTACAGCTTTGCAAAATCACACAGCTGCCGAACATTTTGaagctgaaattattgctgACAAAGGTGCATTTACAGTGTGTGAGTCCCATGTTCTTAAAGATGAATCAAAGGAGTTTAGAAGCAGCGACTATGATGATTGCAATGCAAGTGGCAATGATGGTGATGGTGATGGAGATATATCATGGTATTTTGCAAGCCCGGATGGACATATCCCAGGGGTTCATGATCAAATGCCAGGTACCAACCATCAAATCCCTGGGGTTTATGAATTGTCTGGCATCTCACCAACTGCTAAGCCAGCAGCAATAATTGATCAATCATTTTCCTCAGTGGCTCTACTTGATGAAAGCTGGcagcaagaaagaaaaggttATGAAGAAACTGAAGATCGTACTTTGACAGTTGGCAAAACTAGAGAAATGACTATCAACACAAGAGTACACAAAACAGAGAAgtttaaacaaaatgaaaaggatGAGAAAGATTGTAGGCAGTTTGCCTTGTCATCATTAAGGTCAAAACTTgttgatgatgaagatgaattTGAAGCTTCCTTTTTAGATGCATCTGTAAGATTCAATCAAGATGTAGCTCAGCCTAGTAACCAGGAATTCCTTTACACAAAACTCCCAATGGGAGAGAAGGAAGGAATTTGCAATACCCTAACAAAAGATAGATTATTGTCCTCTGTATTTGTACAGGAGAGAGATAATAACAGGAAGAACGTGAAAAATAAGACAAGCTCCTGCTTTGAGACTGAACCCTCCAAGACTTGCCTCGGCAGCAAAACAATAAATTCAAAGAGTGTGTCTTTCTCAAAGGAAGATAATGGATTAGCTGCTGACTCACTATTGTCTTTTCTTTCTGGGAGAGTGAAAgctaaaaacaaagaaactggCAATCAAGTTAGGTTATCTGAAATTTGCAAGGGAAGCCGACACTTGGTGAAAGCTTCTCCAAAGGAAATCACCTCGAATGGATCACTTTCGTCGCCTACTCCCTTTTGGATACATGAACACACAGCAGATATTATACCCCGCAATGAAGATTGCAGAAGAACAGGACTTAATAGAGCTCATTTGTTGGATCCATCATTTGGAGCAAGTGTAAGCAATGTTCACGGTAGTAAAGCAACTTGTCAAACTGAAAGTAAAAACTCATTGGGGATAATGTTAGATACTGACGGTAGAAATCGTTCGTCAAGAAAAACTGGTTTGCCTTCCCTTTTCAACACAAAGAGCGGTAGATTGCCGGATTTGACAAGTACAAGCCGTTTTGAGACAACATCATCAACTGCTGTGACAGACACTTGCTCGATTGTCTTCCAAGCCAGAGATAGAACAAAATTGACAGACATAAATTTACTCCTGCTTTCTAAGTTGGGAGAGCTTTTATCACACGggaaagaacaagaaatgaACTTAGCAATTGAAGTTGTCAAACACCTTTTTCGCAGTTCTGGAAAAACTTCCCTTGGAGATTTCACAATTCATCTGAATATGATTCACACAGAACTGATTCTTAGGCCATCAGGTTCCTTCTCTCGGGTTATTAATGGCTTGTTGTTGGAAAACAAGGCCGAGTTTCAAATAATAGCTGCAAGAAGCAGTGTAGGTGAAGGTGCAGATCTGCGTTCAATTGCACTAATTAATGGAGACATAACTGAATCATTTCGTCACATAGGCCTTGGCGAAGAATTACAGataaacaaaattattcatGGTGAAACAAATTTCAAGCAATCTGTCGTTAATGAAGAAAAAGATTGGTGTCATCGTGTAACTGGAATTCTAACTGTACTTGATGTTGGTATTCTTGTTGCAAAGGGTACTGTTCAAGTGTCAATCTTAGATTATTGTTTATCACACAATATTGTCGTTCTTCAAAATGTCGTTTACTCTAAACTACTGCTTCTTTCATTTGCTACCAAGGCCTCTCTTGTGACGTATATAACCGATTTAAGAGCACAGGATGTCGGGAGACCCgttaccatagaaacgtatgaGTTGGGCTGGATGCCAGTGATTGTGGGACGGAAAAAGGATCCTTTGGTCGATGATGGGGTGCAAATGTGTCAGTATATACTGGTCAGGAATGATACTACAAATGACACATGTCCGGATG aCTTCATCAGCCCATTACAAACGGTGCTCCTTTGTGGCCCAAGTAAGAATGTGCTCTGTGATATGGAAGAGCGCTTTTGGAATTCGATTTGTCGCCTCAAGAACGCTCTCTGTTGCGGCCGCGTTTTACCTGGAGCGGGTGTTCCTGAAATAGCTTGTATTAGGCGTCTGACGG CAGAACAGCATGAGTCCGCGAAGGTGTCTCGGCCTCTTTCAGGATGGTTAGAAGGAGGCATGGAACATTTGAGGCCGCTGGTTTACGCCGCATTTGCAGAAGGGTTTAAAGAGTTCCTTGCTAGTGTAATTACAAATTCAGGACATTTCACCAGCCTTCATGGAGTCTCCACCCATGTCGAATATTTGATCAAGGAAGGGCTTTCCTTGAATTCACATGGAAGCATAGGCACTAAGACTTTTGAGAGCACTCATAATCAACCTGGAGTTCTCGCAGATGTCACACGTGAACATACTGACCTTTCATCGCGTGAAACCACGCAGaattttccagaaaatttgAATCATAACGTTACTTTCGAGGACAAATCGCGTGAGGTGGAAACTCTTGTATGGGATAACTACACTGCTAAGAAAGAAGCATGGAAACGAGCTGTTGGGATTGTAAGAGTTTTGCTTCAAACGGACATGTTGGTACAAACTGGATTGAACGCGGCTGAAAATGAAGCAGAGCTCTTGTGA
- the LOC136892264 gene encoding uncharacterized protein isoform X1, with protein sequence MADEFREFITSQNSNNLLVARAVASSVKTLLGPQHSLKCVLSEEDAVMCSSTSKLLQFIDIQHPAGFIINDVCQGQFKKFRTNCKTLVCMTGFWSKAAQDLQYQGIPVPVIVQLFEEALSMCEEILQELSLPVITALQNHTAAEHFEAEIIADKGAFTVCESHVLKDESKEFRSSDYDDCNASGNDGDGDGDISWYFASPDGHIPGVHDQMPGTNHQIPGVYELSGISPTAKPAAIIDQSFSSVALLDESWQQERKGYEETEDRTLTVGKTREMTINTRVHKTEKFKQNEKDEKDCRQFALSSLRSKLVDDEDEFEASFLDASVRFNQDVAQPSNQEFLYTKLPMGEKEGICNTLTKDRLLSSVFVQERDNNRKNVKNKTSSCFETEPSKTCLGSKTINSKSVSFSKEDNGLAADSLLSFLSGRVKAKNKETGNQVRLSEICKGSRHLVKASPKEITSNGSLSSPTPFWIHEHTADIIPRNEDCRRTGLNRAHLLDPSFGASVSNVHGSKATCQTESKNSLGIMLDTDGRNRSSRKTGLPSLFNTKSGRLPDLTSTSRFETTSSTAVTDTCSIVFQARDRTKLTDINLLLLSKLGELLSHGKEQEMNLAIEVVKHLFRSSGKTSLGDFTIHLNMIHTELILRPSGSFSRVINGLLLENKAEFQIIAARSSVGEGADLRSIALINGDITESFRHIGLGEELQINKIIHGETNFKQSVVNEEKDWCHRVTGILTVLDVGILVAKGTVQVSILDYCLSHNIVVLQNVVYSKLLLLSFATKASLVTYITDLRAQDVGRPVTIETYELGWMPVIVGRKKDPLVDDGVQMCQYILVRNDTTNDTCPDDFISPLQTVLLCGPSKNVLCDMEERFWNSICRLKNALCCGRVLPGAGVPEIACIRRLTAEQHESAKVSRPLSGWLEGGMEHLRPLVYAAFAEGFKEFLASVITNSGHFTSLHGVSTHVEYLIKEGLSLNSHGSIGTKTFESTHNQPGVLADVTREHTDLSSRETTQNFPENLNHNVTFEDKSREVETLVWDNYTAKKEAWKRAVGIVRVLLQTDMLVQTGLNAAENEAELL encoded by the exons atggcggacgagtTCAGGGAGTTCATAACATCGCAAAATAGCAACAATCTTTTGGTAGCAAGGGCAGTTG CTTCATCTGTAAAAACCCTACTGGGCCCTCAACACAG TTTGAAGTGCGTTTTATCTGAAGAGGATGCTGTGATGTGTAGTAGTACTTCCAAGCTATTGCAGTTTATTGATATCCAG CATCCAGCAGGGTTTATTATCAATGATGTTTGTCAAGGCCAGTTCAAGAAGTTTCGAACAAACTGCAAAACATTGGTCTGTATGACTGGATTCTGGAGCAAAGCTGCACAAGATTTGCAGTACCAG GGTATTCCTGTTCCGGTCATTGTGCAACTTTTTGAGGAAGCCCTCAGTATGTGTGAGGAGATCTTGCAAGAATTGTCACTTCCTGTAATTACAGCTTTGCAAAATCACACAGCTGCCGAACATTTTGaagctgaaattattgctgACAAAGGTGCATTTACAGTGTGTGAGTCCCATGTTCTTAAAGATGAATCAAAGGAGTTTAGAAGCAGCGACTATGATGATTGCAATGCAAGTGGCAATGATGGTGATGGTGATGGAGATATATCATGGTATTTTGCAAGCCCGGATGGACATATCCCAGGGGTTCATGATCAAATGCCAGGTACCAACCATCAAATCCCTGGGGTTTATGAATTGTCTGGCATCTCACCAACTGCTAAGCCAGCAGCAATAATTGATCAATCATTTTCCTCAGTGGCTCTACTTGATGAAAGCTGGcagcaagaaagaaaaggttATGAAGAAACTGAAGATCGTACTTTGACAGTTGGCAAAACTAGAGAAATGACTATCAACACAAGAGTACACAAAACAGAGAAgtttaaacaaaatgaaaaggatGAGAAAGATTGTAGGCAGTTTGCCTTGTCATCATTAAGGTCAAAACTTgttgatgatgaagatgaattTGAAGCTTCCTTTTTAGATGCATCTGTAAGATTCAATCAAGATGTAGCTCAGCCTAGTAACCAGGAATTCCTTTACACAAAACTCCCAATGGGAGAGAAGGAAGGAATTTGCAATACCCTAACAAAAGATAGATTATTGTCCTCTGTATTTGTACAGGAGAGAGATAATAACAGGAAGAACGTGAAAAATAAGACAAGCTCCTGCTTTGAGACTGAACCCTCCAAGACTTGCCTCGGCAGCAAAACAATAAATTCAAAGAGTGTGTCTTTCTCAAAGGAAGATAATGGATTAGCTGCTGACTCACTATTGTCTTTTCTTTCTGGGAGAGTGAAAgctaaaaacaaagaaactggCAATCAAGTTAGGTTATCTGAAATTTGCAAGGGAAGCCGACACTTGGTGAAAGCTTCTCCAAAGGAAATCACCTCGAATGGATCACTTTCGTCGCCTACTCCCTTTTGGATACATGAACACACAGCAGATATTATACCCCGCAATGAAGATTGCAGAAGAACAGGACTTAATAGAGCTCATTTGTTGGATCCATCATTTGGAGCAAGTGTAAGCAATGTTCACGGTAGTAAAGCAACTTGTCAAACTGAAAGTAAAAACTCATTGGGGATAATGTTAGATACTGACGGTAGAAATCGTTCGTCAAGAAAAACTGGTTTGCCTTCCCTTTTCAACACAAAGAGCGGTAGATTGCCGGATTTGACAAGTACAAGCCGTTTTGAGACAACATCATCAACTGCTGTGACAGACACTTGCTCGATTGTCTTCCAAGCCAGAGATAGAACAAAATTGACAGACATAAATTTACTCCTGCTTTCTAAGTTGGGAGAGCTTTTATCACACGggaaagaacaagaaatgaACTTAGCAATTGAAGTTGTCAAACACCTTTTTCGCAGTTCTGGAAAAACTTCCCTTGGAGATTTCACAATTCATCTGAATATGATTCACACAGAACTGATTCTTAGGCCATCAGGTTCCTTCTCTCGGGTTATTAATGGCTTGTTGTTGGAAAACAAGGCCGAGTTTCAAATAATAGCTGCAAGAAGCAGTGTAGGTGAAGGTGCAGATCTGCGTTCAATTGCACTAATTAATGGAGACATAACTGAATCATTTCGTCACATAGGCCTTGGCGAAGAATTACAGataaacaaaattattcatGGTGAAACAAATTTCAAGCAATCTGTCGTTAATGAAGAAAAAGATTGGTGTCATCGTGTAACTGGAATTCTAACTGTACTTGATGTTGGTATTCTTGTTGCAAAGGGTACTGTTCAAGTGTCAATCTTAGATTATTGTTTATCACACAATATTGTCGTTCTTCAAAATGTCGTTTACTCTAAACTACTGCTTCTTTCATTTGCTACCAAGGCCTCTCTTGTGACGTATATAACCGATTTAAGAGCACAGGATGTCGGGAGACCCgttaccatagaaacgtatgaGTTGGGCTGGATGCCAGTGATTGTGGGACGGAAAAAGGATCCTTTGGTCGATGATGGGGTGCAAATGTGTCAGTATATACTGGTCAGGAATGATACTACAAATGACACATGTCCGGATG aCTTCATCAGCCCATTACAAACGGTGCTCCTTTGTGGCCCAAGTAAGAATGTGCTCTGTGATATGGAAGAGCGCTTTTGGAATTCGATTTGTCGCCTCAAGAACGCTCTCTGTTGCGGCCGCGTTTTACCTGGAGCGGGTGTTCCTGAAATAGCTTGTATTAGGCGTCTGACGG CAGAACAGCATGAGTCCGCGAAGGTGTCTCGGCCTCTTTCAGGATGGTTAGAAGGAGGCATGGAACATTTGAGGCCGCTGGTTTACGCCGCATTTGCAGAAGGGTTTAAAGAGTTCCTTGCTAGTGTAATTACAAATTCAGGACATTTCACCAGCCTTCATGGAGTCTCCACCCATGTCGAATATTTGATCAAGGAAGGGCTTTCCTTGAATTCACATGGAAGCATAGGCACTAAGACTTTTGAGAGCACTCATAATCAACCTGGAGTTCTCGCAGATGTCACACGTGAACATACTGACCTTTCATCGCGTGAAACCACGCAGaattttccagaaaatttgAATCATAACGTTACTTTCGAGGACAAATCGCGTGAGGTGGAAACTCTTGTATGGGATAACTACACTGCTAAGAAAGAAGCATGGAAACGAGCTGTTGGGATTGTAAGAGTTTTGCTTCAAACGGACATGTTGGTACAAACTGGATTGAACGCGGCTGAAAATGAAGCAGAGCTCTTGTGA